In Nicotiana tabacum cultivar K326 chromosome 2, ASM71507v2, whole genome shotgun sequence, the following proteins share a genomic window:
- the LOC107801750 gene encoding protein LNK1 isoform X2, with amino-acid sequence MMLEEDLWADAPDFVLPNTCGKSSLNVGTLHHCFKRKNVDSIDSDFCQNGPILDNKKAAIGENSCSFPLGPISLVDNDLSCFDNNRVDKDTNDLLYYNWSEMGNFEDIDMMFSCDSTFGLGASNEDGLGWFASSDAIEGSRDRLRSDIQCQNSTSSALKNNGSLEVSRTEEMGSSISDSGIKSQPVSYNRNLWPSQKDELANLSHLSFVNGSSNSECKLVPQKKNNINKKHANHQNQSEGKRKCVFIENGDALRNIDGLSEERRHSTEATGPKGNLISSGIPQQNEAHEHETGYLHSSVSYMSDYSCSDQIVHHPTSSITKSGNNGSMSLSPKDCYAPNHLQCRQSSPDPSFQMGTITTSEKEEEKLLQHSGIKFENSSDPEGISTRIPPELGSSIIAESTSISSGLDEVAEETAGFHQLQHVTEQLDIRTKLCIRDSLYRLARSAEQRHRDANVINDSGDDRDRSQALTFKRTNKWQGYMDMERDTNSLDRSIAHLLFLRSSGSSVTPAPDSLA; translated from the exons ATGATGTTAGAAGAGGACTTATGGGCGGATGCACCTGATTTTGTGTTGCCTAATACCTGTGGAAAAAGCTCATTAAATGTTGGGACATTGCATCATTGCTTCAAACGTAAAAACGTAGACTCCATTGACAGTGACTTCTGCCAAAATGGCCCCATTTTGGACAACAAGAAAGCTGCCATTGGGGAAAACTCATGTAGCTTTCCACTTGGTCCCATTTCTCTGGTAGATAATGATCTGAGTTGTTTTGACAACAACCGGGTGGATAAAGACACTAATGATCTCTTGTATTATAACTGGTCTGAGATGGGGAACTTTGAGGATATTGACATGATGTTCAG TTGTGATTCGACATTTGGACTTGGAGCCAGCAATGAGGATGGCCTTGGTTGGTTTGCATCATCAGATGCTATTGAAGGATCTAGAGATCGATTGAGGTCAGATATTCAGTGTCAAAACTCAACATCCAGTGCACTGAAAAATAACGGCAGTCTTGAAGTTTCAAGAACAGAGGAAATGGGCAGTTCAATTAGTGATTCTGGCATTAAAAGTCAACCAGTTAGCTATAACAGAAATTTGTGGCCCTCACAGAAAGATGAATTGGCCAATCTGAGCCATCTGTCTTTTGTGAATGGATCAAGTAATTCAGAGTGCAAACTAGTACCTCAAAAGAAA aataatataaataagaaGCACGCAAATCACCAGAACCAATCGGAAGGAAAGAGAAAATGTGTTTTTATAGAAAATGGTGATGCCTTGCGTAATATTGATGGCCTTTCAGAAGAGAGAAGACATTCTACTGAGGCCACTGGACCTAAAGGCAATTTGATATCATCGGGTATTCCTCAGCAAAATGAAGCTCATGAACATGAGACTGGTTACTTACATAGTAGTGTTTCTTACATGTCTGATTACAGTTGTTCAGATCAAATTGTCCATCACCCAACTTCATCGATTACCAAATCTGGAAATAATGGTTCCATGTCCCTTTCTCCCAAGGACTGCTATGCACCAAATCATCTGCAGTGTAGGCAGAGCTCTCCTGATCCTTCTTTTCAGATGGGTACTATCACAACAAGTGAAAAGGAGGAGGAGAAGCTACTTCAGCATTCTGGAATTAAGTTTGAAAATAGCAGTGATCCTGAAGGCATTAGCACGAGAATTCCACCAGAATTAGGTTCCTCAATTATAGCAGAGAGCACTTCCATTAGTTCTGGGTTGGATGAAGTAGCAGAAGAAACTGCTGGATTTCATCAGCTTCAACATGTCACAGAACAG TTGGATATAAGGACAAAGCTATGCATAAGGGATAGCTTGTACCGGTTGGCTCGGAGTGCTGAACAAAGGCATAGAGATGCTAATGTCATTAATGACTCTGGAGATGATAGAGATAGAAGCCAAGCATTGACTTTCAAAAGGACAAACAA ATGGCAAGGGTATATGGACATGGAAAGAGACACCAATTCTTTAGATCGATCTATTGCACATTTGCTCTTCCTTCGGTCTTCAGGCTCATCTGTAACACCTGCCCCTGATTCCTTGGC
- the LOC107801750 gene encoding protein LNK1 isoform X1, whose translation MMLEEDLWADAPDFVLPNTCGKSSLNVGTLHHCFKRKNVDSIDSDFCQNGPILDNKKAAIGENSCSFPLGPISLVDNDLSCFDNNRVDKDTNDLLYYNWSEMGNFEDIDMMFSSCDSTFGLGASNEDGLGWFASSDAIEGSRDRLRSDIQCQNSTSSALKNNGSLEVSRTEEMGSSISDSGIKSQPVSYNRNLWPSQKDELANLSHLSFVNGSSNSECKLVPQKKNNINKKHANHQNQSEGKRKCVFIENGDALRNIDGLSEERRHSTEATGPKGNLISSGIPQQNEAHEHETGYLHSSVSYMSDYSCSDQIVHHPTSSITKSGNNGSMSLSPKDCYAPNHLQCRQSSPDPSFQMGTITTSEKEEEKLLQHSGIKFENSSDPEGISTRIPPELGSSIIAESTSISSGLDEVAEETAGFHQLQHVTEQLDIRTKLCIRDSLYRLARSAEQRHRDANVINDSGDDRDRSQALTFKRTNKWQGYMDMERDTNSLDRSIAHLLFLRSSGSSVTPAPDSLA comes from the exons ATGATGTTAGAAGAGGACTTATGGGCGGATGCACCTGATTTTGTGTTGCCTAATACCTGTGGAAAAAGCTCATTAAATGTTGGGACATTGCATCATTGCTTCAAACGTAAAAACGTAGACTCCATTGACAGTGACTTCTGCCAAAATGGCCCCATTTTGGACAACAAGAAAGCTGCCATTGGGGAAAACTCATGTAGCTTTCCACTTGGTCCCATTTCTCTGGTAGATAATGATCTGAGTTGTTTTGACAACAACCGGGTGGATAAAGACACTAATGATCTCTTGTATTATAACTGGTCTGAGATGGGGAACTTTGAGGATATTGACATGATGTTCAG CAGTTGTGATTCGACATTTGGACTTGGAGCCAGCAATGAGGATGGCCTTGGTTGGTTTGCATCATCAGATGCTATTGAAGGATCTAGAGATCGATTGAGGTCAGATATTCAGTGTCAAAACTCAACATCCAGTGCACTGAAAAATAACGGCAGTCTTGAAGTTTCAAGAACAGAGGAAATGGGCAGTTCAATTAGTGATTCTGGCATTAAAAGTCAACCAGTTAGCTATAACAGAAATTTGTGGCCCTCACAGAAAGATGAATTGGCCAATCTGAGCCATCTGTCTTTTGTGAATGGATCAAGTAATTCAGAGTGCAAACTAGTACCTCAAAAGAAA aataatataaataagaaGCACGCAAATCACCAGAACCAATCGGAAGGAAAGAGAAAATGTGTTTTTATAGAAAATGGTGATGCCTTGCGTAATATTGATGGCCTTTCAGAAGAGAGAAGACATTCTACTGAGGCCACTGGACCTAAAGGCAATTTGATATCATCGGGTATTCCTCAGCAAAATGAAGCTCATGAACATGAGACTGGTTACTTACATAGTAGTGTTTCTTACATGTCTGATTACAGTTGTTCAGATCAAATTGTCCATCACCCAACTTCATCGATTACCAAATCTGGAAATAATGGTTCCATGTCCCTTTCTCCCAAGGACTGCTATGCACCAAATCATCTGCAGTGTAGGCAGAGCTCTCCTGATCCTTCTTTTCAGATGGGTACTATCACAACAAGTGAAAAGGAGGAGGAGAAGCTACTTCAGCATTCTGGAATTAAGTTTGAAAATAGCAGTGATCCTGAAGGCATTAGCACGAGAATTCCACCAGAATTAGGTTCCTCAATTATAGCAGAGAGCACTTCCATTAGTTCTGGGTTGGATGAAGTAGCAGAAGAAACTGCTGGATTTCATCAGCTTCAACATGTCACAGAACAG TTGGATATAAGGACAAAGCTATGCATAAGGGATAGCTTGTACCGGTTGGCTCGGAGTGCTGAACAAAGGCATAGAGATGCTAATGTCATTAATGACTCTGGAGATGATAGAGATAGAAGCCAAGCATTGACTTTCAAAAGGACAAACAA ATGGCAAGGGTATATGGACATGGAAAGAGACACCAATTCTTTAGATCGATCTATTGCACATTTGCTCTTCCTTCGGTCTTCAGGCTCATCTGTAACACCTGCCCCTGATTCCTTGGC